The nucleotide window CACACTCAACAGCGGGAAGCCCTTCGGCACCTTCAACAGATCCGCCGTCGCGTCGTCCGCGGCCACCGCGCGAACTTTTTCCACGGCGCGAATCATGCGCGTGCCGAATTCGGCTTCGAAGAGACCATACATCGGCCCCTTGTATTCATTGAGTTTTTCCGCCGTCAGGCCGCGAAACAGCGTGCCCGGCAGCCAGATTTCGTCGAGCACCGTCGGACGGTCCGAGAAATCCATCATGCGGCGAATCAGAATCACCCCGTCGCCGGCGCGCAAGTCGAGCTGACGTGCGATTTCGGCCGGTGCGCGCATACGGCGGCACTCGATCAGACGGCTGGGCGGATGGTGTTGTTCGCCCGAATCGGGCGCGAGACGCAAAAACCGGAACTGCACCCGGTCTTCGTGGTGCGTGGCGACAAACGTGCCGCGCCCCTGACGGCGCACGAGCAGGTTTTCGGCGGCAAGCTCATCGATGGCTTTGCGCACCGTCCCCTGACTGACCTTGTAGCGGCCTGCCAGATCGACTTCACTCGGAATGATTTCGCCGGGTTTCCATTCGCCGGCTTGAAGGCTCTGTGTAATGAGCCCCTTGATCTGCTGGTACAGCGGGCTGAACGTCGGCGACGCGCCTGCCGCAGCCACGCCAGATGGCGCTTGAGGAGCCGGTGCGGCGTCACGCGCGCTGTCCGGCCGCTGCTGGGCATCGACAGGCGGCGTGGTGTTGGATGTGTCGCGAACGTTCGCATTCATGGCGGGGATTTGACCACAAATCAAGACCTTCGTCCATCGAATAACAGCAATAATCCTATGTCTTATATAAGACATAAGATAGAGTTGACATTCAGTGTGGCCACTCCTACACTGACGCGGGCTAACAGGGGCCTGCGCAGCCGCAATATGGCTATCTTATAAGAGAGTCCGGCGCTTCGCACGCGTCGATGGCAGCACACCCCGCAGCCCGCAAGCTTCCGTAGGTCAAGGAATTTTAGAAGCTTCATGTGACGCGGCGCTGTCAGCCTGGCAAAAAGCCACCCGGACGGCGAGCTTATCTTGAGCTTCGCAGGAATTTGTACACGTCTGGAGAGATTCTCATGGCAAAACCCGCAATGCGTGTCGCCGTCACCGGCGCCGCTGGTCAAATCGGCTACTCCCTGCTGTTCCGCATCGCCAATGGCGACATGCTCGGCAAGGATCAGCCCGTCATCCTGCAACTGCTCGACCTCCCGCAAGCTCAAGCCGCCGTCAAGGGCGTCGTGATGGAGCTCGAAGACTGCGCTTTCCCGCTGCTCGCCGGCGTGGTGGTGACCGACGACCCGAAGGTCGCCTTCAAGGATGCTGACGTCGCACTGCTGGTCGGTGCCCGTCCGCGCTCGAAGGGCATGGAACGCAAGGACCTGCTCGAAGCCAACGGCGCTATCTTCACGGTGCAAGGCAAGGCCCTGGACGAAGTCGCCAAGCGCGACGTCAAGGTGCTCGTGGTCGGCAACCCGGCCAACACGAACGCCTACATCGCCATGAAGTCGGCCCCGAACCTGCCGAAGGAAAACTTCACCGCGATGCTGCGTCTGGACCACAACCGTGCCCTGTCGCAAATCGCCGCCAAGACTGGCAAGCCGGTCGCCAGCATCGAAAAGCTGGCCGTGTGGGGCAACCACTCGCCGACGATGTACGCCGACTACCGCTTCGCCACGATCGACGGCCAGAACGTGAAGGCCCTGATCAACGACGACGTGTGGAACAACGACGTGTTCCTGCCGACCGTCGGCAAGCGCGGCGCTGCCATCATCGAAGCCCGTGGTCTGTCGTCGGCCGCTTCGGCTGCCAACGCTGCCATCGACCACATCCATGACTGGGTGCTCGGCACGAACGGCAAGTGGGTCACGATGGGTATTCCGTCGGACGGCTCGTACGGTATTCCGGAAGACGTCATCTACGGCGTGCCGGTCACCTGCGAAAACGGCAAGTACAAGCGTGTGGAAGGCCTCGAGATCGATGCCTACTCGCGCGAAAAGATGAACTTCACGCTCAAGGAACTCGAAGAAGAGCGTGCAGGCGTCGCACATCTGCTGGGCTAATCCCCTCGGAGACCTCGGCCCTCTGCGATGTCACAAGCATCGCGAGGGGCCGAAACAGCGCCGGCGGCTTACCCCCATGCCGGTGCTGCCCCCCTCGGGTCGAGGGATTGTCTTGAACCGACAAGAAAAACCGCAGTCACAAAGTTTCGCGCATCTCCACGCGCCCTCGTTTGGCGCATAAGATAGCGACTCTGAGAGCGAATTTTTGGCCAAGCGAATGCAAATCCTCAATGCCGCCGCAAGCCTGCCGCACCCAACCCCGGGCGCCGGCACGCCGATGACAGCTACGGATTCACCGGATTTACCGGACTCATCGCCTTCTACGTCCGCCCTGCCCGCCCTGCGTTCGTTTCGCCAAACATCCTCTGCCCGTCGCAGCCCGGTCCCACGCGACACCCAACCCCGCACTGCAACATATTCATCAGCGACGCCGGTCCGTACCGCCGCCGCCCGCTGCGCTTGCCTGTCCGGAAATGAAAAAATTTGTATGGTGACGACGAACTACGCGAACTTCGTACGATAATCTGCGCTTTCGTTTTCTTACCGACTGGAGACTCACCATGAAGAAGCTTTGCCTGACCGCACTGGTCGCCCTGTGTTCCGCTGCCATGGTGCCGGCTGCGTTTGCCGCCGATGCGTCCACCACGACGACCAAGAAGGCTGCCCCGAAGAAGAAGGCGCCGGCGAAGAAGAAAGCCGCGGTGGCTGCGGCGCCGGCACAACCGGATGAAGGCTCGGAACTCTGGAGCTGCAAAGAGAACAACAAGCTGTACATCAAGGGCGACATGAAGCGCGACCAGATTCTGACGATGTTCTGGGAAGGCCGGAATTACAAGCTGCCGCGTCAGGTGACGACGACGGGCGCTGACCGCTTCTTCGACGCCGCCAGCGGTCTCGACCTGATCGTGATCCCGACCAAGGCGATGCTCTTCACGCACCGCGAAGGCGGCAGCCGTCTGGCCGACGAGTGCATGACGCAAGCGATGTCCGATCAGAACAAGCTGGCCCCGACGCAGTCGGTGGAACTGCTGAAGTAAGACGTCTCCGGCCACGAGAGACGCATGCAGCACCAGCCACTTTCCTGTCACACCGTAATTACGCTGTACCGGCGCGCCCGCGGGCACACTCCCCTGTGCCCGCACGACGCCGGCCCCCACTAAAAGCATCAACACCGCTTCGTTTTTCTGTATCACTCAAGGAAAGATCATGGCCCACAACCTCCACAAAACGCTTAAAGAGTTCAAACTCGGCGGCGACAAGAAAGGCAAGTTCTACTCGCTGCCCCAACTGGGCAAAGCCCTGGGAGTGAATGTCGAACGCCTGCCGGTGTCGATCCGTATCGTGCTCGAGTCCGTGCTGCGCAATTGCGACGGCAAGAAAGTGACCGAAGAGCACGTCAAGCAGCTCGCCAACTGGAAGCCGAACGCCGATCGCACCGACGAAATCCCGTTCGTCGTAGCGCGCGTCGTGCTGCAAGACTTTACCGGCGTGCCGCTGCTGGCCGACCTGGCCGCCATGCGTAACGTCGCCGAGCGTCAGGGCAAGAACCCGAAGCGCATCGAGCCGCTGGTGCCGGTGGATCTGGTGGTCGATCACTCGGTCCAGATCGATCACTTCCGCGAGAAGAAAGCGCTCGACCTGAACATGAAACTGGAATTCCAGCGCAACAACGAGCGCTACCAGTTCATGAAGTGGGGCATGCAGGCGTTCGACACGTTCGGTGTCGTGCAGCCGGGCTACGGCATCGTGCACCAGGTGAACCTGGAGTATCTGGCACGTGGCGTGCATAAGAAGGACAACGTGTTCTATCCGGACACCCTCGTCGGTACCGATAGCCACACGACCATGATCAACGGCATTGGCGTGGTGGGCTGGGGCGTGGGCGGCATTGAAGCCGAAGCCGGCATGCTCGGCCAGCCGGTGTACTTCCTGACGCCGGACGTCGTCGGCGTGGAACTGACGGGCCGCCTGCGCGAAGGCGTGACGGCAACCGACCTGGTGCTCACGATCACCGAAATGCTGCGTCGCGAGAAGGTCGTCGGCAAGTTCGTCGAATTCTTCGGCGAAGGCACGGCCAGCCTGGCGCTGCCGGACCGCGCAACGATCGCCAACATGGCCCCGGAATACGGCGCCACGATGGGCTTCTTCCCGGTCGACGAAAAGACCATCGACTACTTCGAAGGCACGGGCCGCACGAAGGCCGAGATCGATGCGTTCGCATCGTACTTCAAGGCCCAGAAGCTGTTCGGTATTCCGAAGTCGAACGAGATCGACTACACGAAGACGGTCAAGCTGGATCTGGGCTCCGTGGCCCCGTCGCTGGCTGGCCCGAAGCGTCCGCAAGACCGTATCGAAATCGGTCATGTGAAAACGACGTTCGCCGACCTGTTCACGAAGCCGACCGCAGAAAACGGCTTCAACAAGACGACTGAACAACTCGAAACGACGTACCAGACGGCCAGCGGCATCGACGTGAAGAACGGCGATGTGCTGATTGCTGCCATCACGTCGTGCACGAACACGTCGAACCCGAGCGTGCTGCTCGCCGCCGGCCTGCTGGCCAAGAAGGCGGTGGAAGCCGGCCTGAAGGTCGCCCCGCACATCAAGACGTCGCTCGCCCCGGGAAGCCGTGTGGTGACCGAGTACCTCGAAGCGGCCGGCCTGCTGCCGTACCTCGAGAAGCTCGGCTTCGGCGTGACGGCTTACGGCTGCACGACCTGTATCGGTAACGCCGGCGATCTGACGGCGGAACTGAACGAAACGATCACGAAGAACGACATGGTCGCCTCGGCCGTGCTCTCGGGTAACCGTAACTTCGAAGCGCGTATTCACCCGAACATCCGCGCCAACTTCCTGGCCTCGCCGCCGCTGGTCGTCGCTTACGCGATCGCCGGCAACGTGACGCGCGACCTGATGACCGAGCCGGTCGGCAAGGGCAAGGGCGGCAAGGAGATCTTCCTCGGCGACATCTGGCCGACCAGCGACGAAATCCACAAGCTGATGAAGTTCGCGATGAACGCGAAGGTGTTCAAGACCAACTACGACTCGGTGAAGACGCCGAGCCCGCTGTGGGCCAAGATCAAGGGTTCGAAGGGCGAGGTCTACAACTGGCCGACCTCGACGTACATTGCCGAACCGCCGTTCTTCGACGGTTTCGCCATGGACCCGAACACCGACATCAAGCCGGTGAACGGTGCGCGCGCCCTGGGCGTGTTTGGTGACTCGGTCACGACCGACCACATCAGCCCGGCAGGGTCGATCAAGGAAACGTCGCCGGCCGGTAAGTGGCTGCTGGAGAACGGCGTGCTGAAGGCCGACTTCAACAGCTACGGTTCGCGCCGTGGTAACCACGAAGTGATGATGCGCGGCACGTTCGCCAACGTGCGTATCAAGAACCTGATGATCCCGGCCAAGGAAGACGGTTCGCGCGTCGAAGGCGGTCTGACGATTCACCAGCCGAGCGGCGAACAACTGTCGATTTACGACGCCGCGATGAAGTATGTCGGCGAAGGCACCCCGACGGTCGTGTTCGGCGGCGAAGAGTACGGCACGGGCTCGTCCCGTGACTGGGCCGCCAAGGGCACGCAACTGCTCGGCGTGAAGGCTGTGATCACGCGCTCGTTCGAACGTATCCACCGCTCGAATCTGGTCGGTATGGGCGTTCTGCCCCTGCAATTCAAGGGCTCGGACAGCGTGCAATCGCTCGGCATCACGGGCGAAGAAACGTACGATATCGAAGGTCTGACGGCCGATATCAAGCCGCAACAGGACGTCACGCTGGTGATCCATCGCAAGAACGGCGAAACGCAAAAGGTGCAAGTCCTGCTGCGTATCGACACGCCGATCGAAGTGGATTACTACAAGCACGGCGGTATCCTGCCGTTCGTGCTGCGTCAGTTGCTCGCAGCGGCTTAAGTGGCTGCATAAGCCGTTACGGCGACTTGCAACACTTGGGCTGACGGGAGACGCCTCGGCGTCTTCCGTCTCCCAATGAAACCCGGCTTCGGCCGGGTTTTGTCGTTTATGGGCTCGGCGCACGCCCCCTTGTCATGTCCGAAAATGACTAGCAGCACCTCCGCCTCGCGCGTAGAGTGACAGCCATACTCTCGTACCCCCGCTGGGGCACCCCACCATGACGCTTGATCCCGAAGTCTGCTACAAAGCCGTCTCCGCCCGCGACCGCCGCTTCGACGGGTGGTTCTTTGTCGGCGTGTCCTCGACCGGCATTTACTGCCGGCCGGTGTGCAACGTGCGCACGCCGCGCTTCGAGAACTGTTCGTTCTACGGCAGCGCCGCCGGTGCGGAAAAAGCCGGCTTCCGGCCGTGCCTGAAATGCCGCCCGGAACTCGCGCCCGGCGTCGCCCGCTTCGATGCCACCCGCGAACTGGCCGACGCAGCCGCCGCCATGATCGACGAAGGCTTCCTTAATCGTGCCGACCTGCCCGCCCTCGCCGCCCGCATCGGCATCACGGAGCGCCACCTGCGCCGCATCTTTGCCGACGAGTTCGGCGTCTCGCCGGTCGAATACGCCCAGACGCAGCGCCTGCTGCTCGCCAAGCGGCTGCTGACCGATACGGCACTCCCCGTCACGGAAGTGGCACTCGCGTCCGGCTTCGGCAGCGTGAGGCGCTTTAACGGCCTGTTCAAGACGCGCTATGGCTTTGCCCCCGGACGCCTGCGCCAGACCGCCCGTCACGCCGCGATTCCCGAGGGCGATCTTGTCTTTCAACTCGCCTATCGTCCGCCCTTCGCGTGGGATGCACTGCTCGACTTCCTCGGCAATCGCGCCATCGAAGGCGTTGAACTAAGCGACGGCAACACCTACACACGCACGCTGCGCATCGAACGCGAAGACGGTCAGACGCTCGTCGGCTGGTGTCGGATCACCCCGCTGCCCGATCGCCACGCCCTTCAGGTAACGTTGCCCCCGTCCCTCGCCGGGTGCGTGCCGCAAGTGCTCGGCAAGCTTCGCCATCTCTTCGACCTCGGCGCCCGCCCCGACATCATCGACGCGCATCTCGGCGCCCTCGCCGTACCGACCCCGGGGCTTCGCGTGCCCGGTGCGGTCGATGGCTTCGAGATCGCGGTGCGCGCCATCGTCGGCCAACAGATCACAGTCAAAGGCGCCCGGCGCCTGCTGGGACGGCTGGCGCAACGCTTCGGCACGCCGCTGGCCACCCCCGTCGACGGCTTGACGCATACGTTTCCGAGCGCCGCACAAATGCTCGCGGTCCCTGTCGACTCGGTCGGCGAAGCCGGTATCATTCGCAGTCGTATCGCCGCAATTCACGGGGTCGCGCAGGCCATCGTCGATGGCGGGCTTCGTCTGGACCCGCTGGCCCCACTTGAGGCCACGGTGAAGGCGCTTCTTGCCATCAAAGGCATCGGGCCATGGACGGCGCAGTACATCGCGATGCGAGCCCTGGGCTCGCCCGACGCCATCCCGGTCGACGATCTGGTGCTGCGTCAGGCCTTGGGGGTGCCCGATGGGCGCGCAGTCGCCGAACGCACGGCGCAGTGGGCCCCGTGGCGGGCTTACGCGGCGCTGCACGTCTGGCGTGCTGCGGCGCAAGGACCGGCAGGGTTGCCGGTCGTCACATTGCAGGAGATTTGTGTATGACGCGCGTTACCACGCTTTACGAAGCCATTTACGACAGCCCGCTCGGCGAAATGCTGCTGGTCTCGAATGGGGACGCCCTCACCGGGGTCTACTTCTCTCGTCAGAAGTACTGTCCTGACGACGACGCGCAGCGCCGCGACGGTGCCGATGTGGCCGTGCTCAACGATGCGAAGCGTCAACTCAACGAGTACTTTCACGAAGGACGTCACACGTTCACGTTGGCACTGGCCCCCGAAGGCACGCCGTTCCAGCAACAAGTCTGGGCGGAGTTGTGCCGCATTCCCTTCGGTGAGACACGCAGCTACGGCGATCTCGCCCATGCGCTCGGCGATGCGAACAAATCGCGCGCGGTCGGTGCCGCCAATGGCCGGAATCCGATAACGATCATCGTGCCGTGTCATCGGGTGATCGGCGCAGATGGCACGCTCACGGGCTACGCCAGCGGCGTGGAGCGCAAGCTCGCGTTGCTCTCGCTGGAAGGGGCCGCGTTGGCCGCCGTCGACACCGCAGCCGGCACAAAACGCAGCGCCGCCACGGCCCGCACGCGGCTTTCCGCCCCGGCCAATCTCGCTTTCGACTTCTGACGACTGACTTCGGCGGGGGCATTGGCTGCGCCCCCCCCACGCCGAAGATGTCACCCGCGGGCACCGCAAAGTGCCCCGTATTCACGCGAATACCTTGCCTTGCCGGCAACCGTCCCCTCAATCGCGTTGCCGCATGCCGTACAATCGTGAGTTCATGTGTTTCTGCTTTGCACGACTATGCGCCCACGCACCGCCAAAAGACTGACCCCCGACGCTGAAAAGCTGGTCGGCCACGCGCTTGCGCTGGCTGCCTCAGGCAGCCGTATCGAAGACCGTTTTTGGGAAGCCCAACTCGACACGCTGCTCACGCGCGTGCTGCGCACCGGCAACCAACCGGCCATCGATGCCGCGCTCGACCATCTGCAAGCCAATCACAGCGAGGCCTACGGTGCCCTCGCCGATCTGATCGAATCGCAAAGCGAATCGGCCGAACCGGAAGCCGACGGCAAGGATTGGGACGGCCTGCTCATCGCGATCCCGATTCTCGCCTGGACGCGCTACGCGATTCCCTCAGGCCCGGTGAAGGACGACGCCCTGATGCCGATTCGCGCGCACCTGCACGCCCATGTGCTGGCCGACGCGGCCCGCGTATCGATCTCGCCGTATCTCTACAGCATCGACCAACTGCCGCGCACGCACTGCGAGTCGTGGAAGGTCACGCAACAACTCGTGCGCGCCGCCGTCGACAACGCGGAAGTGAAGCATCCGGGCAACGACCTGCCGGAGACAGCCCCGATTCTCGCCGACCCGCGTTTCCTGCTCGCTGCGGTCGTCGTGGCCAAGGGCGCGCCGATGTTCCGCTGGCAGGAAGAGGACGCCCGTCACGCCGAGCGCGGTCAATGTCAGGAGGCGTGGACCGCACAAGGCGGCCCGAATCTGAACGCGCTGCTGCCGGGCTGCGAGATCGAATGCCTGCTGCCCGACGCGTACTACGCCAGTTGCCGCGAGGCTGACGAACGCATTCGTCCGCACACGATTCGCACGGCCCTGCGCTACCTCGAAGACGTGCTCACGCTCACGCCGACCGAGTTGCGGGCCGTGGTCGCCGGCTTCGGCGAACAGAACATCGACGAGTACCGCATTGGCTTCACGCAACGCGGCAGCAACGACGTGATTTACGGCGTCGTGTGGCCGTTGTACGGCCGTGAAAACGGTGAAGTCGAAGGCGGCACGCTCGACGAAGTGACCGACCTGCTGAAAGCCTGCGGCGTGACGGAAATTCGCAAGCACCCGGGACGCTTCGACCCCGAGTATTGCGACGATTGCGGCGTGCCGCTGTATCCGGACCCGGTCGGTGAAGTCGTACACGCCGAAATGCCGGAAGACGCCGAACCGAGCCGCCCGCACTTCCACTAACGCCAATGTGCGCCACATGCGCACAACCACGGCGGTAAAACAAAGGCCATGCGCTCATCACGCATGGCCTTTGTTATTGCAACGGCCCACTCATGCGGCCTCCGTGTTCGTGACGCCTCACTGCCCTGTCGGTGATGCGCCCGGCAACGTCGCCACGCAACGATGCAGCGCATGCCCCGACGCCAGATATTTGCGTTCGAACGGCGTGACGGGCGTCTCGGGGCTCCACACTTCCACCGCAGGCTTCACGCCCGAGAGCCACTCGACGGCCAGTGCGAACTCCTCGACGTACACATCCCAATTGCTGCGACATTCCAGCACGCCACCGAGTGCAACGATCGCCGGGAACACCGCATGACCCTGCCAGCGACGAGCGAGTTGTCCGATCTTCGGCCACGGGTTGGGATACAGGATGTAATGGCGCGCAGGATGAATATCGGCGGCCAGCAACTGCCGCCAGAAGTCGATGAGATCGGCGCGCACCCACACGAAATTCTCGGGCCAGACGTCGCCCCACCAATCTTTGCCGCGCACGATCCGACTCTCCGACTGGTCGATACCGATGACGAAGTGATCTGGGAATTGCGTCGCGAGGTGCAGCGTACTCTCGCCGACGCCGCAACCCGCATCGATGATGAGCGGTGGAGAACCCACCGAGCGCCAGACGGCAATCGCCTTGTCGAAAGCGGCCGCGCTATAGGCTGCGAGCGGCTTGCGAAACGTGGCATCACGGTGTCGCGCCACCAGCTCGGCGAGCTTGTCATGCGGGCCGGGCTGCGCGCTGGCGACGGTGCGGGAATTAGCAAACATGCGACGAAGAGCAGAAAGAAAAACGAGCGGAATGCATCGGCGTAAAACGAAACGAACGCGGAAACCAGCGAGCAGCGCGATCACCGATCGTGCAAGTCTTCGCCGAAATACGATGTCCCGTCACAGCACCAAACGCGAAATACACGCGGAAAAACCGCCGGTATTCGAGCGATTGCGCGGCACACATCGATGCCACAATCGCGGTCCTTTGCGAAAGACCATCGCCGGAATTTCCCGGCATGACCGCAGCACTTACCCACCATTGGCAGCGAGTGCAATCGCGCGAAACACGGACAAGATGGCGAGCATTGTAGCGCGCCGTAACTTTCAAGCTTCGGCGAAACACGCGGGCGCGCCCCGTCCGAAGGGCGTCGGCGACTTTTTTTCGGTTAAGATTGAACTCGCTTTCGCCGTTGTCTTTCAAATAGCGGCTAAGCCCTTTCACGAGCGTCGCGCGTGCAGAACTCACTGAATGAGTCATCGCGCAGTCGCATTGCTCCGCAGCGTTGTGCGTCCATGTGCCGGTGAGTGGCATGTCGTCAGGTTCCGCCCAAACGCCCCCGAGAATACATCTAGCAATGTCGAATCGATTTCTTCAACGCGCCGCAGGCGTGGTCATGCGAGCCGTGCGCCAAGTCGCCGGTCTCGCAGCCATCGCTGCGCCGCTGTGTCTGTCGGCCCTGCCGACACCGGCACAAGCCTTTACGCTCGAACAGCACCGTGCGCTGGTCGAGCAATTCGTCAACACCCGTCATGCCGACCCGCTGGTGGCCGATTGCGCCGCCCATGCGAGTTTTGTCGTCGCGACGTTGCCCGGTTACGAGAGTGTCGACTATGGCGACACCGCGCTCGACCCGGAGCATGCGAAAGTCGAGCCGTGGAACGGCCCGTTCGATGATCGCAAGCAACGTGTGGATGTGACGCAGATGGTGCAGCTCGATGGTGTGGGCAAGCGCACGAACGGCCAGACGGACAACATCCACATTCGTTGTGGTTATGCCGATGGCCGCATGATGGGCTTCGACTACACGTCGCCGCTGCCGCAGGTCGAACAACCGGTCAAACGTGCCGCCCGCAATACGCGCGGCACGCGAGGCAATGCGGCACACGCCACCGGTAAGTCGAGCGGCAAGAAGAGTACTGCGGCCAAGTCGTCGGGGACCAAATCGACGGCGAAGTCGACAGCAAAGTCGGGTACCGCCAAGAAGAGCACGACGACGGCCAAGAAGAAGACGACGAACTGATGGCAGCCGATGCCGTCACGCCATTGCGGTGTGACGGCATTGTCGTCAGATCAAACCGTCTGGGCCTTGTCGGCCTGCATCTGCGACCCGATGGCCGCAAGCATCGACGCGCCCAGCGCTGCGCTGCGCGCGCCGCTCCAGCCCACGTTGGCATCGGGGCGATTGGCGTTGTCCTTGAACGGCATCTCCAGCGTCAGCGAGAGGCAGTCGAAACGGCGTGCGACCCACTTCGAAGCCAGCTTGAGCGACTCCGCCGCGTGCTTGCCCGGCGGATACCCGAACTTGTCCTGAAAATCGAGACTCGCGGCCTTGAAGCGTTCGATGTACGCGCGCTCACGGGCCAGCATCGCCTCGCTCGCGCCTTCCACGCCCTCGTTACCCGCGACAAACACATACGGCAGCGCTTCATCGCCGTGAATGTCGAAGAACATGTCGCAGCCCGTCGCCTCGATGGCGGCACGCACGTGAAACACTTCCGGGCTGCGCGTCAGGTCGGGTTCGAGCCATTCGCGATTCAGGTTCGCCCCGGCCGCATTGGTGCGCAGATTGCCACGCGCCGACCCATCGGGATTCATGTTCGGCACGATGTGGAATACAGCCTCTGCCAGCAACGCCTTAGCGAGCGGATCGCCCGCCCAGTCGCCTGCGCCCAGCAAGCGGCGCATCAGGCCTTCCACGAACCACTCGGCCATCGTCTCGCCCGGATGCTGCCGCGCAATGACCCAGATATTGCGCTTGCCGTCGCCGGGTTCGCCAACCGTCAGCAACGTCATGTCGCGGCCGTCGATGGTGGCGCCCAGCGAGCGCGAACGCACCAGCGCCGAGTTCTGCGCCGTACCGAGCAACGCCAGATGGCGCTCCTCGGCGTACGGCTCGAAGTACGCCAGATAGACGCTGTCGTGCGACGGCGTGAACGACACGGTCATCGCGCGGCCGTCATACGTGGTCGGCACGCGGAACCACGTCACGCGGTCATACGACGCCACCGCGCGATAGTCCTGCCAGCCGCGCGGATACGACGTTTCACTCGCGTTGTCGAAGACGATCCGGCACGGCGTACCGGCCACCCCTTGCACGCGAAAATGAAACCACTGTGAGAACTCGGCCGCGTTGTCTTGCGGAATGCGCACATGAATGTCGTCGGCGCGCTCGGCGCTCACCACGTGGATGGCGCCGCTATCGAACGTGCTGCTGATGAATACGGTCATGACTCGCCTCGCTGGCTGCAATGAAAAACCCCGGGACGCGGCCCGGGGCTAAAGGTAAGTGCGCGTCAGGCCACGCGACGGCGGAACACCCACAGCGCGTCGTTCGACACGCTGTCGTCGAAGGCGTAACCCTCGCTATCGAAGGCCTTGAGTTGCTGCACATCGGTCACGCCCTGCTCGATGGCATAACGCGCCATCAGACCGCGTGCCCGCTTGGCGTAGAAACTGATGATCTTGTACTTGCCGCCCTTCCAGTCTTCGAACACCGGCGTGATGACCGGCGCGGCGACCAGCCGGCGCTTGATCACGCGGAAATATTCTTCCGAGGCCAGATTCACCAGCACACGGCGCGTTTCCGGGTGCTCGGTGAGCGACGTATTGATCGTGTCCGTTACGCGCTCGCCCCAGAACGCATACAGGTCGCGGCCACGCTTGTTGGCAAAGCGCGTGCCCATTTCAAGCCGGTACGGTTGCAGCAGATCGAGCGGACGCAGTACACCGTACAGCCCCGAGAGAATGCGCAGATGGCGCTGGGCAAATTCGAGTTGCGGCGCGCTCAACGTGCGGGCGGACAGCCCTTCGTAGACGTCGCCGTTAAAGGCGAGCACGGCCTGCTTGGCATTCGAGGTATCGAAACGGGGCGTCCAGTCGGCGTAGCGCGTGGCGTTCAGCGCGGCGAGCTGGTCGGAGATGCTCATCAGCGAGCCAACCTGTGCCGGGCTCAGGGCGCGCAGGCCGTCGATCAGTTCGGCGGCCTCGTCGACGAATTGCGGCACGGTGTGCGTGCTCACGTGCGGGGGTGTTTCGTAGTCGAGCGATTTGGCCGGCGAGAGAACAATTATCATAGGGGGTGCAGCGTTCCTGCGAAAACGAAAACCGTCATTCTATCCAATGCTTCAAAACGCTGTTGCCTCGCCCGCCGAACGGGCCTTTGCCGAACATCTCGATACGCTCGCTACGCCGCCGCGCGTGGTGTTCGACACCAATGTCTGGATCGACCTGCTCGTTTTCGACGATCCGGTCGCGCGCCCCGTGCGCGACGCCCTGCTCGATCACAAGCT belongs to Pandoraea norimbergensis and includes:
- the acnA gene encoding aconitate hydratase AcnA → MAHNLHKTLKEFKLGGDKKGKFYSLPQLGKALGVNVERLPVSIRIVLESVLRNCDGKKVTEEHVKQLANWKPNADRTDEIPFVVARVVLQDFTGVPLLADLAAMRNVAERQGKNPKRIEPLVPVDLVVDHSVQIDHFREKKALDLNMKLEFQRNNERYQFMKWGMQAFDTFGVVQPGYGIVHQVNLEYLARGVHKKDNVFYPDTLVGTDSHTTMINGIGVVGWGVGGIEAEAGMLGQPVYFLTPDVVGVELTGRLREGVTATDLVLTITEMLRREKVVGKFVEFFGEGTASLALPDRATIANMAPEYGATMGFFPVDEKTIDYFEGTGRTKAEIDAFASYFKAQKLFGIPKSNEIDYTKTVKLDLGSVAPSLAGPKRPQDRIEIGHVKTTFADLFTKPTAENGFNKTTEQLETTYQTASGIDVKNGDVLIAAITSCTNTSNPSVLLAAGLLAKKAVEAGLKVAPHIKTSLAPGSRVVTEYLEAAGLLPYLEKLGFGVTAYGCTTCIGNAGDLTAELNETITKNDMVASAVLSGNRNFEARIHPNIRANFLASPPLVVAYAIAGNVTRDLMTEPVGKGKGGKEIFLGDIWPTSDEIHKLMKFAMNAKVFKTNYDSVKTPSPLWAKIKGSKGEVYNWPTSTYIAEPPFFDGFAMDPNTDIKPVNGARALGVFGDSVTTDHISPAGSIKETSPAGKWLLENGVLKADFNSYGSRRGNHEVMMRGTFANVRIKNLMIPAKEDGSRVEGGLTIHQPSGEQLSIYDAAMKYVGEGTPTVVFGGEEYGTGSSRDWAAKGTQLLGVKAVITRSFERIHRSNLVGMGVLPLQFKGSDSVQSLGITGEETYDIEGLTADIKPQQDVTLVIHRKNGETQKVQVLLRIDTPIEVDYYKHGGILPFVLRQLLAAA
- a CDS encoding DNA-3-methyladenine glycosylase 2 family protein produces the protein MTLDPEVCYKAVSARDRRFDGWFFVGVSSTGIYCRPVCNVRTPRFENCSFYGSAAGAEKAGFRPCLKCRPELAPGVARFDATRELADAAAAMIDEGFLNRADLPALAARIGITERHLRRIFADEFGVSPVEYAQTQRLLLAKRLLTDTALPVTEVALASGFGSVRRFNGLFKTRYGFAPGRLRQTARHAAIPEGDLVFQLAYRPPFAWDALLDFLGNRAIEGVELSDGNTYTRTLRIEREDGQTLVGWCRITPLPDRHALQVTLPPSLAGCVPQVLGKLRHLFDLGARPDIIDAHLGALAVPTPGLRVPGAVDGFEIAVRAIVGQQITVKGARRLLGRLAQRFGTPLATPVDGLTHTFPSAAQMLAVPVDSVGEAGIIRSRIAAIHGVAQAIVDGGLRLDPLAPLEATVKALLAIKGIGPWTAQYIAMRALGSPDAIPVDDLVLRQALGVPDGRAVAERTAQWAPWRAYAALHVWRAAAQGPAGLPVVTLQEICV
- a CDS encoding malate dehydrogenase, whose protein sequence is MAKPAMRVAVTGAAGQIGYSLLFRIANGDMLGKDQPVILQLLDLPQAQAAVKGVVMELEDCAFPLLAGVVVTDDPKVAFKDADVALLVGARPRSKGMERKDLLEANGAIFTVQGKALDEVAKRDVKVLVVGNPANTNAYIAMKSAPNLPKENFTAMLRLDHNRALSQIAAKTGKPVASIEKLAVWGNHSPTMYADYRFATIDGQNVKALINDDVWNNDVFLPTVGKRGAAIIEARGLSSAASAANAAIDHIHDWVLGTNGKWVTMGIPSDGSYGIPEDVIYGVPVTCENGKYKRVEGLEIDAYSREKMNFTLKELEEERAGVAHLLG
- a CDS encoding GntR family transcriptional regulator — translated: MPAMNANVRDTSNTTPPVDAQQRPDSARDAAPAPQAPSGVAAAGASPTFSPLYQQIKGLITQSLQAGEWKPGEIIPSEVDLAGRYKVSQGTVRKAIDELAAENLLVRRQGRGTFVATHHEDRVQFRFLRLAPDSGEQHHPPSRLIECRRMRAPAEIARQLDLRAGDGVILIRRMMDFSDRPTVLDEIWLPGTLFRGLTAEKLNEYKGPMYGLFEAEFGTRMIRAVEKVRAVAADDATADLLKVPKGFPLLSVERVSYTYGDKPVEVRRGWYVTTEHHYQNELS